In the Nerophis lumbriciformis linkage group LG18, RoL_Nlum_v2.1, whole genome shotgun sequence genome, aaaagaaaaaagggagTCTAccgggataaaaggacagtcaaggatcaacattgtcccgactttcactcgctggcgtgagctcaaagacgagggatTTCAGACCGATGCCTGTTAGTGACttttgatgctcaaatcaaaatgctaatgctaatgctagttATCGGAAATTAGcctggtagcaataaatagccaccagttcCAAACTGACAAACTCAAAAGTACCCTATAAAGAAAAAACAATGTGATGTGTGTAAAGTTGTCGCTATCATAACAGAatctgcaaaacaaccaaagaaacaaaaagttttgtctaaGGAGACAAAAAAGGAAAAAGGGAGTCTAccgggataaaaggacagtcaaggatcaacattgtcccAACTTTCACTAGCTGGCGTAAGCTCAAAGATGAGGGATTTCAGACCGATGCTTGTTAGTTGACttttgatgctcaaatcaaaatgctaatgctaatgctagttATCGGAAATTAGcctggtagcaataaatagccaccagttcCAAACTGACAAACTCAAAAGTACTCTATAAAGACAAAAAACAATGTGATGTGTGTAAAGTCGTCGCCATCACggcagaagctgcaaaacaaccaaagaatcaAAAAGTTTTGTCTGTGGAGACAAGAAAGAAGAAGGGAGGCTATcgggataaaaggacagtcaaggatcaacattgtctcgactttcactcgctggcgtgagctcaaagacgagggatTTCAGACCGATGCCTGTTAGTGACttttgatgctcaaatcaaaatgttaaTGCTAATGCTAGTTATCGAAAATTAGcctggtagcaataaatagccaccagttcCAAACTGACAAACTCAAAAGTACCCTATAAAGAAAAAACAATGTGATGTGTGTAAAGTTGTCGCTATCATAACAGAatctgcaaaacaaccaaagaaacaaaaagttttgtctaaGGAGACAAAAAAGGAAAAAGGGAGTCTAccgggataaaaggacagtcaaggatcaacattgtcccAACTTTCACTAGCTGGCGTAAGCTCAAAGATGAGGGATTTCAGACCGATGCTTGTTAGTTGACttttgatgctcaaatcaaaatgctaatgctaatgctagttATCGGAAATTAGcctggtagcaataaatagccaccagttcCAAACTGACAAACTCAAAAGTACTCTATAAAGACAAAAAACAATGTGATGTGTGTAAAGTCGTCGCCATCACggcagaagctgcaaaacaaccaaagaatcaAAAAGTTTTGTCTGTGGAGACAAGAAAGAAGAAGGGAGGCTATcgggataaaaggacagtcaaggatcaacattgtctcgactttcactcgctggcgtgagctcaaagacgagggatTTCAGACCGATGCCTGTTAGTGACttttgatgctcaaatcaaaatgttaaTGCTAATGCTAGTTATCGAAAATTAGcctggtagcaataaatagccaccagttcCAAACTGACAAACTCAAATGTACTCTATAAAGACAAAAAACAATGTGATGTGTGTAAAGTTGTCGCCATCACggcagaagctgcaaaacaaccaaagaaacaaaaagttttgtctgaggagacaaaaaagaagaagggaggctacccggataaaaggacagtcaaggatcaaggtctctgttaaggagggggtgaggaccctcaaatatacacaaacaaaacaataaaatggctaaataaagttattgtgaccaaaattgttGATTGTGCTCGAAGTACTTATACaacttatgtatttttttttaataactaaaattaaGGGGAAAGAGGACagaacatattaaatattgttcttttatttttatttgtgtgtttggaTATGTTTATCTTCCTCCATTTTAAATTGTAaacttttcaaatgtttttgttataaatCATAAACACAAATTGGGTGATCACTTTCAGTCTATGTGACGTCAcgcgagttcacttcctgttaaaGACTCACtccacactccatccatccatcttcttccgcttatccgaggttgggtcgcgggggcagtagcctaagtagggaagctcagacttcccttttcccagccactttgtccagctcttcccgggatatcccgaggcgttcccaggccagccgggagacatagtcttcccaaagtgtccttgGTCAGTcccagtggcctcctaccggtcggacgtgccctaaacacctccctagggaggcgttcaggtggcatcctgaccagatgcccgaaccacctcatctggctcctctccatgtggaagagcagcggctttactttgagctcctcccggatggcagagcttctcaccctatctctaagggagagacccgccacccggcggaggaaactcatttcaaccgcttgtacccgtgatcttgtcctttcggtcataacccaaagctcatgaccataggtgaggatgggaacgtagatcgaccggtaaattgagagctttgccttccgactcagctccttcttcaccacaacggatcgatacagcgtccgcattactgaagacgccgtaccgatccgcctgtcgatctcacgatccactcttccctcactcgtgaacaagacttcgaggtacttgaactcttccacttggggcaaggtctcctccccaacccttttccgggcaagaaccatggactcgaacttggaggtgccgattctcttcccagtcgcttcacactcggctgcgaaccgatccagtgagagctgaagatcctggccagatgaagccatcaggaccacatcatctgcaaaaagcagagacctaatcctgcagccaccaaaccggatccccacaaagtcttgactgcgcctagaaattctgtccataaaagttatgaacagaatctgtgacaaagggcagccttggcggagtccaaccctcactggaaacgtgtccgacttactgccggcaatgcggaccaagctctgacactgatcgtacagggagcggaccgccacaatcagacactcCACACTGTGGAGTTTATATCCACCACGTTCTTTGTGTTCAACGTATTTTACAATTATTTATACACCTTGACAAGTTTAGATTGTTACCATAGTCTCTTGTTTTTATGTTAGTATTTAAGCCGGTCCATAATGTAATCAATATGTGGTTATCAGTCGCAGTTGTTTGACGGTTTTAGTTCAGTACGGTAATACTCACCGTGGGTTATCGTTCGTACTTTTTATGTGCATGAAGTGCTAACTCCCGcagctaccatgaattgattaacgtggaccccgacttaaacaagttgaaaaacttattcgggtgttaccatttggttgtcaattgtacggaatatgtactgtgcaatctactaataaaagcctcaatcaatcaatcaatcaatcaatgctaaaACTGATGCCAAGCTCTCGCAGTCCGCCAAGACGCGCGCACATTGTGGAGGTTGGCAAAGTTATCAAGTTCATTTTCACTTCCTTGGATTAATTGACTTCTTGAAAATCGGCCGAGCTTTAGGTGTGACCTTCTGAGGCTAGGTCAAACCACGTCTGATTGAGACATGTCCTTACTTCATAACACAATTAGCCGCAAAGAAACGAGAAGTTTTATTAGCATACGTGTTTGTTTTGCCAAAGATGTTGACTGGCTACTCTTCATTTTCCATTTTCAAACCCCAGTTCTTCATCGACCGATCTGTCCGCTGGCTGGGAGCAAACCAACCTCTGCAGGGTTTCGGACCATTTCAGCTCCCTGGGCAGCATGGACAGCTTAGAACAGGTCCCCCATCCGTACCCGGCCGGTCAGCTGTCCCCCGCCAAGTCCAACAACAACAGCATGGAGCACCTCAGTGGAGGCAAGCGAGACTCCGCCTACAGCTCCTTCTCCACCAGCTCCGGAACGCCGGACTTTACGCTCTCCAAGAGCAACGCCGCCTCCACGGAGAACGTGCTGTACAAGGTCAGCCAGTGGGATGCGGGGGGGAGGCACAGCAACGGCAGGAACAGCCAAAGTGTGATGGAGGGAGTCAGACCGGAGGACAAGCTCATGTACTTTCAGATGCCGGGAGGCTGCGACGGGCCTCAGAACGACGACCAGGCCGGATTCCGCCATTCCACATCTGGCAGAATGAGTTGCGGGCCGGTCTGGCATGTTCCAGAAAAAAAGAAGACCTCCTCTCCTTCGCCGCCCCCACCGCCGCCCCCAGCCCGCAGTGACAGCTTTGCTGTCGCCAAGGAACGAGGGCTTGTCATAGCTCACCCAGAAGCGCTTAGTTCTCGTGTCCAGGGTAAACTTTCTGCTGAAGATCGTGGTGGTCACAACCTTTCCCCCCAAAATGAGCGGGGTACTTTTTACTCTCACAGCTCGAACAAGCAACACTCCCTCTCCAGCAGTGATGTCCGGCCAGGTCAGCCCACCCATCACAGGCACCACGGCGACAAAAGCACTTTCCCTCCGCAACCGTGGGCTACAACCGGCCCGAAGAACATCAGTGGCTACTTCTCCAGCATGCAGGAGCTGCCCACTAATAGTTCTGCACAACTGACAAACCAGAACCCCAGGAGAAATGTCAGCACGTCTCAAGCTCCTGACCCCAACACTGACGCCGCCGGACATAGCCGCTACTACTGTGTCACCACATGCCAGCCTGCATCCGGGAACCCCGAGGACGGGAAAAGTATGGACTTAACCCAGACCGGAAATGAGCAGAACACTCTTAGCCAACAAACGCACACCAAAGCTAAGTATCAGCTGTCTCCACAGCCGCAGTACTCCTCTAACGGGTACATCAAGCAGCAGGTGACCTCGGTTCTGGAGACCTCGCCCCTTAAAGTCACTGCTGACGACGGCAGGAAGCATCGAGGACCAAACGTACAAAATGAGGAGGCCCAGCACCCGAGCAAACTTTCCGAACAACGGCGGTCGCTACCTCTGCAGCACAGAGAACTTCCCCAAGATGTTAGGCACCACAAGATCAGCCCCCAGACCACGCCCATGCTCCATCGCTTGGCCTTGGACGCCAAAGCAGAGACAGACGAGACGGTGGAGTCTGTGCAGATGAGGCGCAGTGACCGCTTTGCTACAACCTTAAAGAATGAGATCCAGATGAGAAGAGCCAAGCTGCAGAAGAGTAAGAGCGCCGCAGCTCTTCCCGGCGAAGCTGAAGACGATCAGGACGTATGGAAGTCCAACAAGAACTGCAGCCCTGCTGTGGCCAACAGCCCCTTCACCAACACCTATAAGGATCATCTGAAGGAAGCACAGGCGCGGGTGCTGAAGGCTACGTCCTTCAGGAGGAAAGATCTGGAACCCGTGTTGCTGGAGCACCCCTCAGCTGAAGCTATACCCAGTTACCCAGCCTCAGCCATGGCTCGGAAAGACCTAACTCCTGTCCCATCAGTCTCAGAGATGGCCATGAGACAACCTGCCACTCCGGGTTGTCCAGTAATGCGCATTGGTGGCCGAAAGCGCATCCAGGCTGAAAAGAAGGTACGGTCCTTCTCGGAACCTGACAAAATCCATGAAGTCGGCGTAAAAGAGGAAGAAAGCATGAGCGCGTCATCGGACCAACAGAAACTCTTCAAAGAAAACGGGAAACCTGTGGTTCCCGACCAGGCATCTTCCCACCGCGCCAGAGAGAATCCCAATGATCGCACAGCTGCTGCTTTGGACAGCCAAACAGAAGCCGGTAATGACCCTCAGGAAGGTCCGTACTCGGTCTATGACCAGCAACGACTGGGCACCTTCGCCGAGTACGAGGCCAGATGGAACGTCCAGAAGAAACCCGCAGAGACCAGAGCCTCTGGACGATTCCGGTCTGCCGACAACATCCTGGATCCTGGGTCTGAGGAGAGAGCCAAGTCGGCCTGTTGTCACGAGAGGTCCAGGTCTTCCCCCTCAGCGGACATCTATGCACAGGTGAGTGTCTCCTCAGTTGGAGTCAAATAATGATCCATGTTTGTTCTTGAGGACACACCCTTACCTGAAGACACCCAACTTGTTCCTGTGCATATTTGAACTAAAATGTCTCCAAGAAAAAAGTAAACCTGCTTTATTTAAAGATgatttgactcttttttttttttattcgtctAGACAACTTGTGTCGCGGCAATAACAACACCAGAGAAGGAACAATCCCAGATGGAGAAGAAACCTGCAGCCTCAAGGTAAGAACAACTTATTGTAGCACGTAGCTCacatagtgttgctaacctaccataatgctcaaatgtaatgttagcaagtaccaatgatagtcacacacacactaggtgtggtgaaatttgtcctctgcatttgacccatcacccttgatctccccctgggaggtgaggggagcagtgagcagcagcggtggccgcgcccgggaatacattttggtgatttaacccccaattccaacccttgatgctgagtgccaagcagggaggtaatgggtcccatttttatagtctttggtatgactcagccggggtttgaactcacaacctaccgatctcagggcggacactctaaccacaagtagctcacatagctacgctagtgttgttaaccttgcatgatgttaaaatgtcatgttagcatgtatctTACATAGCTATGGtagtgttgttaacctagcatgatgtgaaaatgtaatgttagcatgtagctcacatagctatgttaatgttgctaacctagcataatgttaaaatgtaatgtcagcATGTAActtgcatagctatgctagtgttgctaacctagcatgatgttaaaatgtaatgttaacatgtaGCTCACTTAGCTTtgttaatgttgctaacctagcataatgTTAAAATTGGATGTTAGCATATAGccatgctagtgttgttaacctagcatgatgttaaaatgtaatgttagcatttagctcacatagatatgctcgtgttgctaacctagcatgatgttaaaatgtaatgttagcaagtagctcacatagctatgctagtgttgttaacctagcatgatgttaaaatgtcatgttagcatgtatctTACATAGCTAtggtagtgttgctaacctagcataatgttaaaatgtaatgttagcatgtaacttgcatagctatgctagtgttgctaacctagcacgatgttaaaatgtaatgttaacatgtaGCTCACTTAGCTTTGTTAATGTTACTAACCTAGCATcatgctaaaatgtaatgttagcatatagctatgctagtgttgttaacctagcatgatgttaaaatgtaattttagcatgtagcccacatagctatgctaatgttgctaacctagcataagGGTTATAATTTGATGTTGGCATGTAActcgcatagctatgctagtgttgctaatctagcatgatgttaaaatgtaatgtaagcATATAGCTATGGtagtgttgttaacctagcatgatgttaaaatgtaatgttagcatgtagctcacataactatgataatgttgctaacctagcacgatgttaaaatgtaatgtaagcATGTAActtgcatagctatgctagtgttgctaaccaagcatgatgttaaaatgtattgttaacATGTAGCTCACTTAGCTTtgttaatgttgctaacctagcataatgctaaaatgtaatgttagcatatagctatgctagtgttgttaacctagcatgatgttaaaatgtaatgttagcatgtagctcacatagctatgttaatgttgctaacctagcataatgttaaaatgtaatgttagcatgtaacttgcatagctatgctattgttgctaacctagcatgatgttaacatGTAGCTCACCTAGCTTtgttaatgttgctaacctagcataatgctaaaatttaatgttagcatatagctATACTAGTGTTgttaacttagcatgatgttaaaatgtaacgttagcatatagctcacatagctgctaatgttgctaacctagcatgatgttaaaatttcATGTTGGCATgtaactcacatagctatgctagtgttgctaacctatcatgattctaaaatgtaatgttagcaagtagctcacatagatatgctcgtgttgctaacctagcatgatgttaaaatgtaatgttagcaagtagctcacatagctatgctagtgttgttaacctagcatgatgttaaaatgtcatgttagcatgtatctTACATAGCTAtggtagtgttgctaacctagcataatgttaaaatgtaatgttagcatgtaacttgcatagctatgctagtgttgctaacctagaacaATGTTAAAACGTAATGTTAACATGTAGCTCACTTAACTTtgttaatgttgctaacctagcataatgctaaaatgtaatgttagcatatagctatgctagtgttgttaacctagcatgatgttaacatttaattttagcatgtagctcacatagctatgttaatgttgctaacctagcataatgTTAAAATTTGATTTTGCCATGTAActcgcatagctatgctagtgttgctaacctagcatgatgttaaaatgtaatgtaagcATATAGCTATGGtagtgttgttaacctagcatgatgttaaaatgtaatgttagcatgtagctcacatagctatgataatgttgctaacctagcacgatgtaaaaatgtaaagttaaaaatgtaacttgcatagctatgctagtgttgctaacctagcatgatgttaaaatgtaatgttaacatgtaGCTCACTTAGCTTtgttaatgttgctaacctagcatggtgttaaaatgtaatgtaagcATATAGCTATGGtagtgttgttaacctagcatgatgttaaaatgtaattttaacatgtagctcacatagctatgttaatgttgctaacctagcataatgttaaaatgtaatgtaagcATATAGCTATGGtagtgttgttaacctagcatgatgttataaataaataaatgataaatgggttgtacttgtatagcgcttttctaccttcaaggtactcaaagcgctttgacactacttccacatttacccattcacacacacattcacacactgatggagggagctgccatgcaaggcgctaaccagcatgtaatgttagcatgtagctcacataactatgataatgttgctaacctagcacgatgttaaaatgtaatgttagcatgtaacttgcatagctatgctagtgttgctaagctAGCAAGATGTTAAAATGTAGTGTTAACATGTAGCTCACTTAGCTTTGTTAAAGTTCCTAACCTAgcataatgctaaaatgtaatgttagcatatagctatgctagtgttgttaacctcgcatgatgttaaaatgtaatgttagcatgtagctcacatagctatgttaatgttgctaacctagcataatgttaaaatgtaatgttagcatgtaacttgcatagctatgctagtgttgctaacctagcatgatgttaaaatgtagtgttagcatgtagctcacttagctttgttaatgttgctaacctagcataatgctaaagtgtaatgttagcatatagctatgctagtgttgttaacctagcatgatgttaaaatgtaattttagcatgtagctcacatagctatgttaatgttgctaacctagcataatgTTAAGATTTGATGTTGGCATGTAACTCGCATAGCtatactagtgttgctaacctagcatgatgttaacatgtagtgttagcatgtagctcacttagctttgttaatgttgctaacctagcataatgctaaagtgtaatgttagcatatagctatgctagtgtggtTAACCTAGTataatgttaaaatgtcatgCTAGCATGTATCTCACATAACTAtgttaatgttgctaacctagcattataAAATTTGATGTTGGCATGTAACTCGcacagctatgctagtgttgctaacctagcataatgctaaaatgtaacgttagcatataattatgctagtgttgctaacctaccatgatgttaaaattatattttagcATGTAACTCGCATAGCTATGCTGGTGTTGCTAACGTAGCATGATGCTAAATGCAATGTTAGCTATGCTATGCTGgtgttaatgataataataataatggattagacttATACagcaagtgagaacccatcattcattcacacacttcCTGTATgtcacagaaagtatgagaatgtgtgagctgctgcctcacCTTCTTGACTTATATAATCATCTCATATTTGTCAACATACTTACACAAAGTTAGCACTTTTCTGTCGTCGTCGTGTCCGTCCATCTCTGTCGCGTTATTTGATTGAACATGAAACTTGTGGCGCTCCTGTAACG is a window encoding:
- the shroom2a gene encoding protein Shroom2 isoform X2, giving the protein MLPRNMKMVDIVAQKMPSENDVHVARSFLTKILRSSMRRNEPISRPHSWHSTKFNESQAESAKTQTPPAVAWHSAYDASSSSTDLSAGWEQTNLCRVSDHFSSLGSMDSLEQVPHPYPAGQLSPAKSNNNSMEHLSGGKRDSAYSSFSTSSGTPDFTLSKSNAASTENVLYKVSQWDAGGRHSNGRNSQSVMEGVRPEDKLMYFQMPGGCDGPQNDDQAGFRHSTSGRMSCGPVWHVPEKKKTSSPSPPPPPPPARSDSFAVAKERGLVIAHPEALSSRVQGKLSAEDRGGHNLSPQNERGTFYSHSSNKQHSLSSSDVRPGQPTHHRHHGDKSTFPPQPWATTGPKNISGYFSSMQELPTNSSAQLTNQNPRRNVSTSQAPDPNTDAAGHSRYYCVTTCQPASGNPEDGKSMDLTQTGNEQNTLSQQTHTKAKYQLSPQPQYSSNGYIKQQVTSVLETSPLKVTADDGRKHRGPNVQNEEAQHPSKLSEQRRSLPLQHRELPQDVRHHKISPQTTPMLHRLALDAKAETDETVESVQMRRSDRFATTLKNEIQMRRAKLQKSKSAAALPGEAEDDQDVWKSNKNCSPAVANSPFTNTYKDHLKEAQARVLKATSFRRKDLEPVLLEHPSAEAIPSYPASAMARKDLTPVPSVSEMAMRQPATPGCPVMRIGGRKRIQAEKKVRSFSEPDKIHEVGVKEEESMSASSDQQKLFKENGKPVVPDQASSHRARENPNDRTAAALDSQTEAGNDPQEGPYSVYDQQRLGTFAEYEARWNVQKKPAETRASGRFRSADNILDPGSEERAKSACCHERSRSSPSADIYAQTTCVAAITTPEKEQSQMEKKPAASSSPERAARDGERASAAADRTPAQLLPSPAQDTAKSPSAPRRQPAPPTCPEQQSPSHTRSGEANPAHPPQAQGKVAADHPPGRTPAAMEAPRPPSPHFSPQRLSDKPPVCLQDHHSNGVENVPEKPKVKKVPVRTPRDPESGSLAASGGPDMSRLGSLGGGRQDSLFCAFSRPRPAGSSPPETLEDPDRTRVEDQATPRVSEEQKREELARDIMDKDKSLAEILDQSRMKTTMDLMEGIFPPGEQLLDAAHQRRKVPSKPATSRPVEEREKEDGMVAMVTSSAYYSTSAPKAELLIKMKDMQDQNEDEDEDYGDELDMDLANKKQELISSLSQKLQVLREARHSLQEDVLDNNALGEQVEARVQQVCKPNELDKFRMFVGDLDKVVSLLLSLSGRLARVENALNSLDQDATPQERHTLTEKRKLLIRQHEDAKELKENLDRRERAVYEILDSYLAQDGMADYEHFVKMKSALIMEQRKLEDKIKLGEEQLKCLLDSLPVDQRQAF
- the shroom2a gene encoding protein Shroom2 isoform X1, translating into MDSKVDPHHVEAGGHWHVTHQAAELEARTRDGEGWKLVEVLLSGGAPWGFTLRGGLEHGEPLLITKVEEASQAAAVGLQAGDELLNINHIPLSGYRQEAICLVKGSHKMLSLMVKRRNEPISRPHSWHSTKFNESQAESAKTQTPPAVAWHSAYDASSSSTDLSAGWEQTNLCRVSDHFSSLGSMDSLEQVPHPYPAGQLSPAKSNNNSMEHLSGGKRDSAYSSFSTSSGTPDFTLSKSNAASTENVLYKVSQWDAGGRHSNGRNSQSVMEGVRPEDKLMYFQMPGGCDGPQNDDQAGFRHSTSGRMSCGPVWHVPEKKKTSSPSPPPPPPPARSDSFAVAKERGLVIAHPEALSSRVQGKLSAEDRGGHNLSPQNERGTFYSHSSNKQHSLSSSDVRPGQPTHHRHHGDKSTFPPQPWATTGPKNISGYFSSMQELPTNSSAQLTNQNPRRNVSTSQAPDPNTDAAGHSRYYCVTTCQPASGNPEDGKSMDLTQTGNEQNTLSQQTHTKAKYQLSPQPQYSSNGYIKQQVTSVLETSPLKVTADDGRKHRGPNVQNEEAQHPSKLSEQRRSLPLQHRELPQDVRHHKISPQTTPMLHRLALDAKAETDETVESVQMRRSDRFATTLKNEIQMRRAKLQKSKSAAALPGEAEDDQDVWKSNKNCSPAVANSPFTNTYKDHLKEAQARVLKATSFRRKDLEPVLLEHPSAEAIPSYPASAMARKDLTPVPSVSEMAMRQPATPGCPVMRIGGRKRIQAEKKVRSFSEPDKIHEVGVKEEESMSASSDQQKLFKENGKPVVPDQASSHRARENPNDRTAAALDSQTEAGNDPQEGPYSVYDQQRLGTFAEYEARWNVQKKPAETRASGRFRSADNILDPGSEERAKSACCHERSRSSPSADIYAQTTCVAAITTPEKEQSQMEKKPAASSSPERAARDGERASAAADRTPAQLLPSPAQDTAKSPSAPRRQPAPPTCPEQQSPSHTRSGEANPAHPPQAQGKVAADHPPGRTPAAMEAPRPPSPHFSPQRLSDKPPVCLQDHHSNGVENVPEKPKVKKVPVRTPRDPESGSLAASGGPDMSRLGSLGGGRQDSLFCAFSRPRPAGSSPPETLEDPDRTRVEDQATPRVSEEQKREELARDIMDKDKSLAEILDQSRMKTTMDLMEGIFPPGEQLLDAAHQRRKVPSKPATSRPVEEREKEDGMVAMVTSSAYYSTSAPKAELLIKMKDMQDQNEDEDEDYGDELDMDLANKKQELISSLSQKLQVLREARHSLQEDVLDNNALGEQVEARVQQVCKPNELDKFRMFVGDLDKVVSLLLSLSGRLARVENALNSLDQDATPQERHTLTEKRKLLIRQHEDAKELKENLDRRERAVYEILDSYLAQDGMADYEHFVKMKSALIMEQRKLEDKIKLGEEQLKCLLDSLPVDQRQAF